One Hevea brasiliensis isolate MT/VB/25A 57/8 chromosome 5, ASM3005281v1, whole genome shotgun sequence genomic region harbors:
- the LOC110659580 gene encoding uncharacterized protein LOC110659580, translating into MAAKYIIAGVLGSFAIAYVSDQLIADKKIFGGTTPKTVASKEWWEETDKKFQAWPRTAGPPVVMNPISRQNFIVKSRES; encoded by the exons ATGGCAGCCAAGTATATCATTGCTGGTGTACTTGGATCATTTGCAATTGCATATGTAAGTGACCAACTTATTGCTGACAAGAAGATATTTGGag GCACTACCCCTAAAACTGTTGCAAGCAAGGAATGGTGGGAAGAAACTGACAAGAAATTCCAGGCATGGCCTCGTACTGCAGGGCCACCAGTTGTGATGAATCCAATCAGTCGCCAGAACTTTATTGTGAAGTCCCGTGaatcttga
- the LOC110659583 gene encoding leucine-rich repeat receptor-like tyrosine-protein kinase PXC3: protein MAFLCLSYVLLVGFLSKSQLVTSQFNDKATVLVINEEIEVPGWGDNGTNFCNWRGITCNLNHLLVERLALPRLDLRGNVTLISELKALKQLDLSGNNFHGPIPSGFGNLSQLEFLDLSSNKFEGLIPRELGSLRSLKSLNLSNNLLVGEIPDELQGLERLEEFQISSNNFNGSIPSWVGNLTSLRVFTAYENELGGEIPDNLGSVSELKLLNLHSNQLKGPIPSNIFVMGKLEVLVLTQNRLSGGLPELVGNCQGLSNIRIGNNDLEGVIPKAIGNVSSLTYFEADDNNLSGDIISEFAQCSNLTLLNLASNVFSGVIPPELGQLVNLQELILSGNNLFGDIPKPILGCKSLNKLDLSNNRLNGTIPNEICNMSRLQYLLLSQNSIKGEIPHEIGNCLKLLELQMGSNYLTGSIPPEIGRIRNLQIALNLSYNHLHGPLPPELGKLDKLVSLDVSSNQLSGTIPQSFKGMLSLIEVNFSNNLLSGPIPTFAPFQKSPNSSFLENKGLCGEPLSFSCGNAYASGHANYHHKVSYRIILAVIGSGLAVFVSVTVVVLLFMMRERQEKDAKTAGVADDVANDRPTILAGHVFVENLRQAIDLDAVVKATLKDSNKLTNGTFSTVYKAVMPSGMILSVRRLKSMDRTIIHHQNKMIRELERLSKLCHDNLVRPIGYVIYEDVALLLHHYLSNGTLAQLVHECSKQSDYEPDWPTRLSIAIGVAEGLAFLHHVAIIHLDISSGNVLLDADFRPLVGEIEISKLLDPSKGTASISAVAGSFGYIPPEYAYTMQVTAPGNVYSYGVVLLEILTTRLPVDEDFGEGVDLVKWVHGAPARGETPEQILDAKLSTVSFGWRREMLATLKVALLCTDSTPAKRPKMKKVVEMLQEIKQT from the exons ATGGCATTTTTATGCTTGTCTTATGTTTTGCTAGTTGGTTTTCTATCGAAGTCCCAGCTAGTGACTTCTCAGTTCAATGATAAAGCTACAGTGTTAGTCATTAATGAAGAGATTGAAGTTCCTGGGTGGGGTGACAACGGCACAAATTTCTGCAACTGGCGTGGCATTACGTGCAACTTGAATCATCTATTGGTCGAAAGACTTGCTCTTCCAAGGCTAGACCTTCGAGGTAATGTGACTTTGATCTCTGAGCTCAAAGCTTTGAAGCAGCTTGATCTTTCTGGCAATAACTTTCATGGTCCAATTCCTTCGGGCTTTGGCAATTTGTCTCAGCTTGAGTTTCTTGATTTGTCTTCGAATAAGTTTGAAGGTTTGATTCCCAGGGAGTTGGGTAGTCTTAGAAGCCTTAAATCACTGAACCTTTCCAATAACTTGCTTGTAGGAGAGATACCTGATGAGCTTCAGGGTCTAGAAAGGTTAGAGGAATTTCAAATTTCTAGTAATAACTTCAATGGTTCTATTCCATCTTGGGTGGGTAATTTGACAAGCCTAAGAGTTTTCACTGCCTATGAGAATGAATTGGGTGGTGAAATTCCTGATAATCTAGGTTCGGTTTCTGAGTTGAAGTTGTTGAACCTTCATTCAAACCAGCTTAAAGGGCCAATACCTAGTAACATTTTTGTTATGGGAAAGTTGGAGGTTTTAGTTCTTACCCAGAATAGACTGAGTGGAGGACTTCCTGAATTAGTTGGAAACTGCCAAGGCCTTTCTAATATCCGAATTGGGAACAATGATCTTGAAGGAGTTATTCCTAAGGCAATTGGGAACGTTAGTAGCCTCACATATTTTGAAGCAGATGATAATAATTTATCTGGTGATATTATCTCAGAGTTTGCTCAGTGCTCTAATCTCACCCTTCTAAATCTGGCCTCAAATGTATTTAGTGGAGTTATTCCCCCTGAGCTTGGACAGCTTGTAAATTTGCAGGAATTGATTCTTTCAGGTAACAATTTGTTTGGAGATATTCCAAAACCGATTCTTGGCTGCAAGAGTCTTAACAAGCTGGATCTTAGCAATAATAGATTAAATGGCACTATACCCAATGAAATTTGCAACATGTCAAGATTGCAATACTTGCTTTTGAGTCAGAATTCAATAAAAGGTGAGATACCCCATGAGATTGGAAACTGCCTGAAACTGCTGGAATTACAAATGGGCAGTAACTATTTGACTGGAAGTATCCCTCCAGAGATTGGTCGCATCCGGAACTTACAAATAGCCTTAAATTTGAGCTATAATCATCTCCATGGACCACTGCCCCCTGAATTAGGAAAACTTGACAAGTTGGTTTCTTTGGATGTCTCCAGTAATCAGCTTTCTGGTACTATTCCTCAATCATTCAAAGGCATGTTGAGCTTGATAGAGGTTAATTTCTCAAATAATCTGCTTAGTGGCCCAATACCCACTTTTGCACCATTCCAAAAGAGTCCAAATTCAAGTTTTTTGGAGAACAAAGGGCTCTGTGGAGAACCATTGAGCTTCTCATGTGGAAATGCTTATGCCTCTGGTCATGCGAATTACCATCACAAGGTTTCTTACAGAATCATACTAGCCGTTATTGGTTCTGGTTTAGCTGTATTTGTCTCAGTAACTGTAGTTGTCCTGCTGTTTATGATGAGGGAGAGACAAGAAAAAGATGCCAAAACTGCAGGGGTTGCTGATGATGTAGCCAATGACCGGCCAACAATATTAGCAGGCCATGTCTTTGTTGAAAATCTCAGACAAGCAATAGATTTGGATGCTGTTGTTAAAGCAACTCTCAAGGATTCGAATAAGCTAACCAATGGAACTTTCAGCACAGTTTACAAAGCAGTCATGCCTTCTGGGATGATATTATCAGTGAGGAGACTGAAATCGATGGACAGGACCATAATTCATCATCAGAATAAGATGATTAGAGAGCTCGAAAGGCTGAGCAAGCTCTGTCATGATAATTTAGTGCGACCTATTGGATACGTAATTTATGAAGATGTTGCTCTTCTGCTGCATCATTATTTATCCAATGGGACATTAGCTCAGCTTGTTCATGAGTGTAGCAAGCAATCTGATTATGAACCTGACTGGCCTACTAGGCTATCCATTGCCATAGGAGTAGCAGAAGGATTGGCTTTTCTTCATCATGTGGCAATCATCCACCTTGACATATCTTCAGGGAATGTCCTTTTAGATGCTGACTTCAGGCCCTTGGTTGGGGAGATTGAGATATCAAAGCTCTTAGATCCATCCAAAGGCACTGCAAGTATCAGTGCAGTTGCAGGCTCCTTTGGCTATATTCCCCCAG AATATGCATATACAATGCAAGTTACAGCACCAGGAAATGTCTATAGCTATGGGGTAGTATTGCTCGAGATCCTAACAACTCGACTGCCGGTTGATGAGGACTTTGGTGAAGGGGTAGATTTGGTGAAGTGGGTTCATGGAGCTCCAGCAAGAGGAGAAACTCCAGAACAGATACTTGATGCAAAACTCAGCACAGTTTCCTTTGGTTGGAGGAGAGAAATGCTGGCAACTCTTAAGGTGGCATTACTCTGCACAGACAGCACACCTGCGAAGCGGCCAAAAATGAAGAAGGTAGTTGAAATGCTTCAAGAAATAAAGCAAACTTGA